A region from the Triticum urartu cultivar G1812 chromosome 1, Tu2.1, whole genome shotgun sequence genome encodes:
- the LOC125554045 gene encoding beta-glucuronosyltransferase GlcAT14A-like isoform X1, which yields MRIRGLAMSGGREVAISAVFTALLVVSILFLPSVLLTSGRLGPSSAKEWPFLAAAKDGGYYPVSFAYLISASTGDAERAARLLAALYHPANSYLLHLDREAPAEEHRRLAELVSGQPVYGRVGNVWIVGKPNLVTYRGPTMLSTTLHAMAVLLRVGRRWDWFVNLSASDYPLVTQDDLMEAFSRLPRDLNFIQHTSHLGWKIKKRARPVILDTALYEADRSELLRPSPNITTNRRGLPTAFKLFTGSAWTMLSRRFAEYCVMGWDNLARTLLLYHANLVSSPEFYFQTVACNSREFRNATVNSDLHFIRWDTPPKQHPLYLGPKDYRRMVLSSAAFARKFRDADLVLDRIDREILKRRPPSRDDDHGDHAASASVARHGGQFFSYGGWCSEGEVGLCSNPWEPSRKGAIKPGAGSRRLRFMLNKMLSGRNFRKQQCR from the exons ATGAGGATTCGGGGGCTGGCGATGAGCGGCGGCAGGGAGGTGGCCATCTCCGCCGTCTTCACGGCGCTCCTCGTCGTCTCCATCCTCTTTCTCCCCTCGGTCCTGCTCACCAGCGGCAGGCTCGGCCCATCCTCCGCCAAGGAGTGGCCGTTCCTCGCGGCGGCCAAGGACGGCGGCTACTACCCGGTGTCGTTCGCGTACCTCATCTCTGCGTCGACGGGGGACGCGGAGCGAGCGGcgaggctgctggcggcgctgTACCACCCGGCCAACAGTTACCTGCTGCACCTGGACCGCGAGGCCCCCGCCGAGGAGCACCGCCGACTGGCTGAGCTGGTGTCCGGGCAGCCCGTGTACGGGCGCGTGGGGAACGTGTGGATCGTGGGGAAGCCCAACCTTGTCACCTACCGCGGACCGACCATGCTGTCCACCACTCTCCACGCGATGGCGGTGCTCCTCCGCGTCGGCCGCCGCTGGGACTGGTTCGTCAACCTCAGCGCCTCCGACTATCCGCTCGTCACCCAGGACG ATTTGATGGAGGCCTTCTCGCGGCTGCCGAGGGATCTCAACTTCATACAGCACACCAGCCACTTGGGCTGGAAGAT AAAGAAGCGGGCGCGGCCGGTGATCCTGGACACGGCGCTGTACGAGGCCGACCGGTCGGAGCTCCTCCGCCCGTCGCCCAACATCACCACCAACCGCCGGGGACTTCCCACCGCCTTCAAGCTCTTCACCG GGTCGGCGTGGACGATGCTGTCGCGGCGCTTCGCGGAGTACTGCGTGATGGGGTGGGACAACCTGGCGCGGACGCTGCTGCTCTACCACGCCAACCTCGTCTCCTCGCCGGAGTTCTACTTCCAGACGGTGGCCTGCAACTCCCGCGAGTTCCGGAACGCCACCGTCAACAGCGACCTGCATTTCATCCGGTGGGACACCCCGCCCAAACAGCACCCGCTCTACCTCGGGCCCAAGGACTACCGCCGGATGGTGCTCAGCAGCGCCGCCTTCGCCCGCAAGTTCAGGGACGCCGACCTCGTGCTCGACAGGATCGACCGGGAGATCCTCAAGCGCCGACCGCCGTCCCGCGACGACGATCACGGTGATCACGCCGCCTCTGCCTCTGTTGCTAGGCACGGCGGGCAGTTCTTCAGCTACGGCGGGTGGTGCTCCGAGGGGGAGGTGGGGCTGTGCTCCAACCCCTGGGAACCCAGCAGGAAGGGGGCCATCAAGCCCGGCGCTGGGTCAAGAAGGCTCAGGTTCATGCTCAACAAGATGTTGTCCGGAAGAAACTTCAGGAAGCAGCAGTGTAGGTGA
- the LOC125554045 gene encoding uncharacterized protein LOC125554045 isoform X2, producing the protein MRIRGLAMSGGREVAISAVFTALLVVSILFLPSVLLTSGRLGPSSAKEWPFLAAAKDGGYYPVSFAYLISASTGDAERAARLLAALYHPANSYLLHLDREAPAEEHRRLAELVSGQPVYGRVGNVWIVGKPNLVTYRGPTMLSTTLHAMAVLLRVGRRWDWFVNLSASDYPLVTQDDLMEAFSRLPRDLNFIQHTSHLGWKIQLRPHSKPRMCWRSKCCSTFCFVRRLLPRNGRVGVDDAVAALRGVLRDGVGQPGADAAALPRQPRLLAGVLLPDGGLQLPRVPERHRQQRPAFHPVGHPAQTAPALPRAQGLPPDGAQQRRLRPQVQGRRPRARQDRPGDPQAPTAVPRRRSR; encoded by the exons ATGAGGATTCGGGGGCTGGCGATGAGCGGCGGCAGGGAGGTGGCCATCTCCGCCGTCTTCACGGCGCTCCTCGTCGTCTCCATCCTCTTTCTCCCCTCGGTCCTGCTCACCAGCGGCAGGCTCGGCCCATCCTCCGCCAAGGAGTGGCCGTTCCTCGCGGCGGCCAAGGACGGCGGCTACTACCCGGTGTCGTTCGCGTACCTCATCTCTGCGTCGACGGGGGACGCGGAGCGAGCGGcgaggctgctggcggcgctgTACCACCCGGCCAACAGTTACCTGCTGCACCTGGACCGCGAGGCCCCCGCCGAGGAGCACCGCCGACTGGCTGAGCTGGTGTCCGGGCAGCCCGTGTACGGGCGCGTGGGGAACGTGTGGATCGTGGGGAAGCCCAACCTTGTCACCTACCGCGGACCGACCATGCTGTCCACCACTCTCCACGCGATGGCGGTGCTCCTCCGCGTCGGCCGCCGCTGGGACTGGTTCGTCAACCTCAGCGCCTCCGACTATCCGCTCGTCACCCAGGACG ATTTGATGGAGGCCTTCTCGCGGCTGCCGAGGGATCTCAACTTCATACAGCACACCAGCCACTTGGGCTGGAAGAT ACAATTGAGGCCGCACAGCAAGCCGCGAATGTGCTGGCGAAGCAAATGCTGCAGTACCTTTTGCTTTGTTCGTCGATTGCTTCCAAGAAATGGCAG GGTCGGCGTGGACGATGCTGTCGCGGCGCTTCGCGGAGTACTGCGTGATGGGGTGGGACAACCTGGCGCGGACGCTGCTGCTCTACCACGCCAACCTCGTCTCCTCGCCGGAGTTCTACTTCCAGACGGTGGCCTGCAACTCCCGCGAGTTCCGGAACGCCACCGTCAACAGCGACCTGCATTTCATCCGGTGGGACACCCCGCCCAAACAGCACCCGCTCTACCTCGGGCCCAAGGACTACCGCCGGATGGTGCTCAGCAGCGCCGCCTTCGCCCGCAAGTTCAGGGACGCCGACCTCGTGCTCGACAGGATCGACCGGGAGATCCTCAAGCGCCGACCGCCGTCCCGCGACGACGATCACGGTGA